The sequence below is a genomic window from Anaerocolumna chitinilytica.
TAATAACTTTAGAATTATGGTTGAATAAAATTCAGAATATTTATGGAGAAATAGTTTTTTATTAAATTGAATAAAAGTTACTACAGAAAGTTAGGGATTTTTAATAATGAAATTTGTAACACCTTATATAGCAAAGTATGGAAATTCAAAAAATGTAATAAAAGGTAATTGTGGATTTGGGTTGGAAAATTTAACGCTTGATAAGACAGGCTCTTACTTACAAAGTGTATATGTTAAATTTTTTGATATTGATGAAAGCTGCATTAATAATATTTGTACAACAACATATACAAGGGGTTGTAGAATGGAAAGTAGATGTAACGGATCTAGCGATTGTTAGTTTATTATTAAACCTAATTAAATAAAAAAGAAAGGGCTTTCTGTAGTACTTTTATATATATGGAGAAAAATATGATAATTTATGTTTTATTTATATTCACAATATGCATTATTTTTACTACTTATAATTATAAGAAACTTTCTTTAAGAATTAATGTTATGAAGAATATGATTAATGTTGAAAATTTACAAATTGTTTTAGAAGAAGATATGAATTATTTCGTTATGATATCTGAAATGCAAAAATTTGAGATTGAACTATTTATGAAGTTATTGAAATATTATGGAGATGATAAACTAAAAGGATTACTTATAAATGTTGAGGAGTACAAAAATGCAGAAAAATATAAACCTAATTTTATTTGTGAATATAATATTAATATGCTCCCAGTAATAATAAGTAATGGTAAAAACGGATATTATGAGCTTATAGATCCACATAATTAATAATTTAGGGGTTAAAGGAATGTTAATAATATTACTACAAATTTTTTTACGAATTATTATAGTAATCATTTTTGCTAAAAATTTAAGAGGAAAACTGAGAGATATAGTTCCGTATTATTTAGCGATTACAGATTATTATATAAATTTTGGTGAAAAAAATCACAAAAAAATAGCATTATTTTTATTAACTTTAGAAATGAGTATTATTTTAGGAATGTTTTTTAATGAAATTATTACTTTAATTTGTATTTTAGGAATTGTTAATCAAATAATTTATTTATATTCTATGATTAATAATTACAATAAAAAAATGGCTAATACTTGTTCATGTTACATAGTTAATTTGCCACATGAAGTTAGTCTATTACCTATACTATATAATATTGGAATCATATATATATTTATTTTACTATTAATAATATAAAAGGTTAATATAAATTTTAGGAACTAAAAACAAATCAACCCCCCCTCAATGTAGATATCCCCTTAAACTAGTCTAGATTTAAATATAAAACTCATATCTCCAAATATATTATAAATTAAAAATTAAAGAAAGGAAAATATGATTATATGCAAATGAATATATCATATAAATAACTTATGAATAATATTTTTGATTTATCACTAGCAATTTCGCTGTTTTTATCAGGTGGACTTAAAATTGCGTACTTTAAATATACAAAAAACACTATCTTCAAACTTAATGTTTTCCCAGAAAAAATAGCACCTGCCATTTCAATACTTATGCCATTGTTTGAAATAAGTCAAAGCATCATCTTAATTTTGTATAACAATATGATAAGCTATTGTTTTATATTAGGATATTTACTGTTTTTTATTGCGCTAAATTTAAAAACATATAAAGGTGGTGAAAGTAAAGAATGTTGTTGTTATGGAAAATTAATTAAGTCAAAATTAGGATTAGGAGGACTTATACATTATTCATATTGGTTAATTATACTTTTTGGCTCTATAGCTGCATTAAAATATAACATTTTTATCTTTAATAACCTTAATTTTATGTATATATTATTTATAAGTTTAAGCATGGTGATAAATGGATTAATGATTAGAAGTACTATTGAAAGTGTAGAATAGGAGGTGGCAACTATGAATATTGAGTTGTTTTGTATTTTAGTATTTATTTTTCTGAGTCAGTTTATGACAAATTATATAGTTATATATATTAGTCGGAAAAAATCCTTAAACTTTATTGGACCTCAAATTAATCAAAGTATACCTAATATTATTAAGGATAATATTAATTATGATAATTCAATACTATTTTTCTTTGATACAAAATGTACAACTTGTCGAGAGGTTATTAAAGAAATTACTTATAGAGGCTTAGAACAAGAAAATATTAAATATGTTACATATGGTTCAGACGATATAATAAAAGAAATAAAAGAAAAATATAATATCTGTAATTTATATGTATTACCTGAAAAGACAATTAAAGAAACATTGAAAATAACT
It includes:
- a CDS encoding MauE/DoxX family redox-associated membrane protein; translated protein: MNNIFDLSLAISLFLSGGLKIAYFKYTKNTIFKLNVFPEKIAPAISILMPLFEISQSIILILYNNMISYCFILGYLLFFIALNLKTYKGGESKECCCYGKLIKSKLGLGGLIHYSYWLIILFGSIAALKYNIFIFNNLNFMYILFISLSMVINGLMIRSTIESVE